A single Campylobacter ureolyticus ACS-301-V-Sch3b DNA region contains:
- the tgt gene encoding tRNA guanosine(34) transglycosylase Tgt, with protein sequence MEFNIDKIDGNARACTIKTAHSTIQTPIFMPVGTVGAVKSLDAFDLMQTLDAKIILANTYHMYLRPGSKIVKNFGGLHGFTKFNRSFLTDSGGFQAFSLSDISKPDENGIKFRSHIDGSKHYFTPKSVLDTQYDLGSDIMMILDDLVGLPATKKRVDESIKRTIKWAKEAIDYHKLNQNKGVGIGQNLFGIVQGGTDYEARKFCAQKLCEMEFDGLAIGGLSVGESNEEMYDTVEGVMPFIDKNRPRYLMGVGTPEDLVENIERGVDMFDCVMPSRNARNGTLFTSFGKINIKGAKFINDHEPVDKTCNCHTCKNYSRAYLNHLYRSKELTFYRLATLHNLHYYLNLVKDAREAILKGKFSEFKKEFYSLRSL encoded by the coding sequence ATGGAATTTAATATAGATAAAATAGATGGCAATGCTAGGGCTTGCACGATAAAAACAGCTCATAGCACTATACAAACTCCTATTTTTATGCCAGTTGGCACTGTTGGAGCAGTAAAAAGCTTAGATGCATTTGATCTAATGCAAACTTTAGATGCTAAAATAATTTTAGCAAATACCTATCACATGTATCTTCGCCCAGGTTCAAAAATAGTAAAAAATTTTGGTGGACTTCATGGTTTTACTAAATTTAATAGAAGTTTTTTAACAGATAGTGGTGGATTTCAAGCTTTTAGTTTAAGTGATATTTCAAAACCAGATGAAAATGGGATCAAGTTTAGATCTCATATTGATGGAAGTAAGCACTATTTTACTCCTAAATCAGTTCTTGATACTCAATATGATTTAGGAAGCGATATTATGATGATTTTAGATGATTTAGTAGGACTTCCAGCAACTAAAAAAAGAGTTGATGAAAGTATTAAAAGAACCATTAAATGGGCAAAAGAAGCCATTGATTATCATAAATTAAACCAAAACAAAGGAGTTGGTATAGGTCAAAATCTTTTTGGAATTGTCCAAGGAGGAACTGATTATGAGGCAAGAAAATTTTGTGCTCAAAAGTTATGTGAAATGGAATTTGACGGACTTGCTATTGGCGGACTTAGCGTTGGAGAAAGCAATGAGGAGATGTATGATACGGTTGAAGGAGTCATGCCATTTATTGATAAAAATAGACCAAGATATTTAATGGGAGTAGGAACGCCTGAGGATTTAGTAGAAAACATAGAAAGAGGCGTTGATATGTTTGATTGTGTTATGCCATCAAGAAATGCAAGAAATGGGACTTTATTTACAAGTTTTGGAAAAATAAATATAAAAGGTGCTAAATTTATAAATGACCATGAGCCAGTTGATAAAACATGCAATTGCCATACTTGCAAAAACTACAGCCGTGCATATTTAAACCATCTTTATCGCTCAAAAGAACTTACTTTTTACCGTCTTGCTACGCTTCATAATTTACATTATTATTTAAATTTGGTAAAAGATGCTAGAGAAGCAATTTTAAAAGGAAAATTTAGCGAGTTTAAAAAAGAGTTTTATAGTTTAAGAAGTTTGTAA
- the groES gene encoding co-chaperone GroES produces MNFQPLGKRVLVKREEETKTTATGIIIPDNASKEKPSSGEVIAVGCDEECKAIKVGDKVVFSKYSGSEIALNDEKYLVLNLEDVLGIIK; encoded by the coding sequence ATGAATTTTCAACCATTAGGAAAACGTGTTTTAGTTAAACGCGAAGAGGAGACAAAAACAACTGCTACAGGTATTATTATACCAGATAATGCAAGCAAAGAAAAGCCATCAAGTGGCGAAGTTATCGCTGTTGGATGCGATGAAGAGTGCAAAGCTATAAAAGTTGGCGATAAAGTTGTTTTTTCTAAATATTCAGGAAGCGAAATTGCTCTTAATGATGAAAAATATTTAGTTTTAAATTTAGAAGATGTTCTTGGAATAATTAAATAG
- the groL gene encoding chaperonin GroEL (60 kDa chaperone family; promotes refolding of misfolded polypeptides especially under stressful conditions; forms two stacked rings of heptamers to form a barrel-shaped 14mer; ends can be capped by GroES; misfolded proteins enter the barrel where they are refolded when GroES binds): MAKDIIYSDDARNRLYEGVKKLNDAVKVTMGPRGRNVLIQKSFGAPAITKDGVSVAKEVELSDTLENMGASLVKEVANKTNDEAGDGTTTATVLAHAIFKEGLRNITAGANPIEVKRGMDKEAAAIIEELKKISKPVKGKKEITQVATISANSDEKIGNLIADAMEKVGKDGVITVEEAKSIDDELNVVEGMQFDRGYLSPYFVTNAEKMTVELSSPYILLFDKKITNLKDLLPVLEKVQQSGKPLLIIAEDIEGEALATLVVNKLRGVLNISAVKAPGFGDRRKAMLEDIAILTGGNVVSEELGRTLDSVTLEDLGEAESINIDKDNTTIVNGKGDKAAINARIAQIKAQIIETTSDYDKEKLEERLAKLSGGVAVIKVGAATETEMKEKKDRVDDALNATKAAAEEGIVIGGGAALVCASKKVNLNLCGDEKIGADIVKRALVSPLRQIASNAGFDAGVVSHEIMNSKDNELGFDAVSGKYVNMFEEGIIDPVKVSRIALQNAVSVASMLLTTEATISDIKEDKPAMPDMSGMGGGMGGMGGMM; this comes from the coding sequence ATGGCAAAAGATATAATTTACTCAGATGATGCAAGAAACAGACTTTATGAAGGTGTAAAAAAATTAAACGACGCTGTTAAAGTTACAATGGGACCAAGAGGAAGAAATGTTTTAATTCAAAAATCTTTTGGTGCTCCAGCTATTACAAAAGATGGTGTAAGTGTTGCAAAAGAAGTTGAACTAAGCGATACATTGGAAAATATGGGTGCAAGCTTAGTAAAAGAGGTTGCTAATAAAACAAACGATGAAGCAGGTGATGGTACAACAACAGCTACTGTTTTAGCCCATGCAATCTTTAAAGAGGGATTGAGAAACATAACTGCTGGAGCTAATCCAATTGAAGTAAAAAGAGGAATGGATAAAGAAGCTGCTGCAATTATAGAAGAGCTTAAGAAAATTTCAAAACCTGTTAAAGGTAAAAAAGAAATTACTCAAGTTGCAACAATTTCAGCAAATTCAGATGAAAAAATAGGAAATTTAATTGCTGATGCAATGGAAAAAGTTGGAAAAGATGGTGTTATAACCGTTGAAGAGGCAAAATCAATAGATGATGAGCTAAATGTAGTTGAGGGAATGCAATTTGATAGAGGATATTTAAGTCCTTATTTTGTTACAAATGCTGAAAAAATGACAGTTGAGTTAAGCAGTCCTTATATTTTATTATTTGATAAAAAAATTACAAATTTAAAAGATTTGTTACCAGTTCTTGAAAAAGTTCAACAAAGTGGAAAACCTCTTTTAATTATTGCTGAGGATATTGAAGGTGAAGCTTTAGCTACTTTAGTTGTTAATAAACTAAGAGGTGTGTTAAATATATCAGCTGTTAAAGCTCCTGGATTTGGTGATAGAAGAAAAGCAATGCTTGAGGATATTGCTATTTTAACAGGTGGAAATGTAGTAAGTGAAGAGCTTGGAAGAACACTTGATAGTGTAACTTTAGAGGATTTAGGCGAAGCAGAAAGCATAAATATAGATAAAGATAACACAACTATTGTAAATGGAAAAGGTGATAAAGCTGCAATTAATGCAAGAATAGCTCAAATAAAAGCACAAATAATAGAAACAACAAGTGATTATGATAAAGAAAAACTTGAAGAAAGACTTGCAAAATTAAGTGGTGGTGTGGCTGTTATAAAAGTAGGTGCTGCAACTGAAACTGAAATGAAAGAGAAAAAAGATAGAGTTGATGATGCACTAAATGCTACAAAAGCTGCTGCTGAAGAAGGTATAGTAATAGGCGGTGGAGCAGCACTTGTTTGTGCAAGTAAAAAAGTAAACTTAAATCTTTGTGGTGATGAAAAAATCGGAGCTGATATTGTAAAAAGAGCTTTGGTATCTCCACTTAGACAAATTGCTTCAAATGCTGGATTTGACGCAGGTGTAGTATCACATGAGATTATGAATTCAAAAGATAATGAATTAGGCTTTGATGCAGTTAGCGGAAAATATGTAAATATGTTTGAAGAAGGAATTATTGATCCTGTTAAAGTATCAAGAATTGCACTTCAAAATGCAGTAAGTGTTGCAAGTATGCTTCTAACAACAGAGGCTACAATTAGTGATATAAAAGAAGATAAACCAGCAATGCCAGATATGAGCGGCATGGGTGGCGGAATGGGAGGAATGGGTGGAATGATGTAG
- a CDS encoding phosphoesterase encodes MIYFTSDLHLGHKNIMKYCPNFRNFQSVDEMDDYLVYLWNKTVTPDDEIYNLGDFSFYNSVEKTEQILTRLNGKHSLVLGNHDNLINKNKDLFKNFILFHYPILEWDKKDHGSVLLYGHLHDNLANIKGRALNVGYDLHGKILSVYDVIEFVKDVKTLENHHSSKLCSINQNLDDRKNLIKTIIKKINQ; translated from the coding sequence TTGATTTATTTTACTTCAGATTTACATCTTGGGCATAAAAATATAATGAAGTATTGTCCAAATTTTAGGAATTTTCAAAGCGTTGATGAGATGGATGATTATCTCGTATATTTATGGAATAAAACTGTAACGCCTGATGATGAAATTTATAATTTAGGTGATTTTTCATTTTATAACAGTGTGGAAAAAACAGAGCAAATTTTAACAAGACTTAATGGCAAACACAGTTTAGTCCTTGGAAATCACGATAATTTAATAAATAAAAATAAAGACTTATTTAAAAATTTTATTTTATTTCATTATCCAATTTTAGAATGGGATAAAAAAGATCATGGAAGTGTTTTACTTTATGGACATTTACATGATAATTTGGCAAATATAAAGGGTAGGGCGTTAAATGTGGGGTATGATTTACATGGTAAAATTTTAAGTGTTTATGATGTAATTGAGTTTGTAAAAGATGTAAAAACTTTAGAAAATCACCACTCATCAAAACTTTGCTCAATAAATCAGAATTTAGATGATAGAAAAAATTTAATTAAAACAATTATAAAAAAGATAAATCAGTAA
- the hcp gene encoding hydroxylamine reductase: protein MSGLEMFCHQCEMSAPNGCGSKGQSKGTCGKNSTLANLQDMMIFGLKGMSAYRHHANELGANTSEVDKIIADTLYFTLTNSNFNFDEHIKQLLKVGEAGVKIMDILSQAHTNAFGIPSPVKITQNKACGKAILVSGHNLFALKKLLDATKNKGINIYTHSEMLPAHAYPELKKYPHLKGNIGKAWFDQTKLFNEFKGAILMTTNCIVPLRKSCEYKDRLFGYSIAGTDGIRHIENDDFTPLINKALECDDISGFQSDATLVTGGHYKSILNMSDEILKAVTSGKIRRFFVIAGCDAPGNDRNYYRDLALSLPKDCVILTSSCGKFRFNDVDFGLIEGTKIPRYIDLGQCNDSNGAVKIATALSEATGIAINDLPISIVLMWMEQKAVIILIALLYLGVKNIHIGPSLPEFINDEILDFLVKNFNLSLISGDAKADLVKFLKN from the coding sequence ATGAGCGGTTTAGAAATGTTTTGTCATCAATGTGAAATGAGTGCTCCAAATGGCTGTGGCTCAAAAGGTCAAAGCAAAGGTACCTGTGGTAAAAATAGTACATTAGCAAATTTGCAAGATATGATGATTTTTGGATTAAAAGGAATGAGTGCATATCGTCACCACGCAAACGAACTTGGTGCAAATACAAGCGAAGTTGATAAAATCATAGCCGATACGCTTTATTTTACCTTGACAAATTCAAATTTTAATTTTGATGAGCATATCAAACAACTTTTAAAAGTTGGTGAGGCAGGAGTTAAAATAATGGATATATTAAGCCAAGCTCATACCAATGCTTTTGGCATTCCATCACCTGTTAAAATCACACAAAACAAAGCTTGTGGAAAAGCTATTTTAGTAAGCGGACACAACCTTTTTGCCTTAAAAAAATTGCTTGATGCTACTAAAAATAAAGGTATAAATATCTACACCCACTCTGAAATGCTGCCAGCTCACGCTTATCCAGAGCTTAAAAAATATCCACATTTAAAGGGGAATATCGGCAAGGCGTGGTTTGATCAAACAAAACTTTTTAATGAGTTTAAAGGTGCGATTTTGATGACAACAAATTGCATAGTTCCACTTAGAAAAAGTTGCGAGTATAAAGATAGACTTTTTGGTTATAGTATCGCTGGAACAGATGGAATTAGGCATATTGAAAATGATGATTTTACACCACTAATTAATAAAGCTTTAGAATGTGATGATATAAGTGGCTTTCAAAGCGATGCTACTTTGGTAACTGGTGGGCATTATAAGAGCATTTTAAATATGTCCGATGAAATTTTAAAAGCTGTAACTTCTGGTAAGATTAGAAGATTTTTTGTAATTGCAGGATGTGATGCACCTGGAAATGATAGAAATTACTATAGAGATTTGGCTCTAAGTCTGCCAAAAGACTGCGTAATTTTAACATCAAGTTGTGGCAAATTTAGATTTAATGATGTTGATTTTGGCTTAATAGAAGGCACAAAAATTCCAAGATATATTGATTTAGGGCAGTGCAACGACAGCAACGGTGCCGTTAAAATCGCAACAGCACTAAGCGAGGCGACAGGAATAGCTATAAACGATCTTCCAATTTCCATAGTTTTGATGTGGATGGAACAAAAAGCAGTTATTATTTTAATTGCGTTATTGTATTTAGGCGTTAAAAATATCCATATAGGACCAAGTTTACCTGAGTTTATAAATGACGAAATACTTGATTTTTTAGTGAAAAATTTCAATCTATCTTTAATAAGTGGTGATGCCAAAGCAGACCTAGTTAAATTTTTGAAAAACTAA
- a CDS encoding DUF3298 domain-containing protein, with amino-acid sequence MRHFTEVKKITLDEILVKNEKLRLKIWDKVKENAYIEENEFKITENFKLNPYGIAFVYAPYGVAPYSFGSLEAFFTFDEISEFLKDEFKDTNLFL; translated from the coding sequence ATGAGACATTTTACAGAGGTAAAAAAAATCACGCTTGACGAAATTTTAGTAAAAAATGAAAAACTTAGACTTAAAATTTGGGATAAAGTTAAAGAAAATGCTTACATAGAAGAAAATGAATTTAAAATAACTGAAAATTTTAAGCTAAATCCTTATGGTATAGCTTTTGTCTATGCACCTTATGGAGTCGCTCCATACTCTTTTGGAAGCCTTGAGGCATTTTTTACATTTGATGAGATAAGTGAGTTTTTAAAAGATGAGTTTAAAGACACAAATTTGTTTTTATAA
- a CDS encoding tyrosine-type recombinase/integrase yields MKYKLDYKDSVENSLIFWLCKFVRYKLSSLSNKELKDPKALNSVNLRLIKGVENFKELDGLVKEARNAGIAGVNTYFNPLKKVAKAIIYYEINSLKEINEEFLSEILASVTGGLSDATKKNYRIAVINFFTYLDKQNEENGTSHNYGIELKNWGGVSGNAGQKLPEYMSEDEVKEFLEAIEESDFKANDHRNKLIIKIIIFTGIRVSEAINLKEKDFSEDGDLYVIRIRGKGNKYRIVMIKKHLIEEHLINLKTNYLNKDGYLFVNGKGKPLTQAYISRIVEQILFKAGIRKAKNGAHMLRHTFATMLYKKQKDLVLVQEALGHASLNTSRIYTHFSSDKLRLAAKVADDLSKIE; encoded by the coding sequence TTGAAATATAAGCTTGATTATAAAGACAGTGTTGAAAACTCGCTAATTTTTTGGCTTTGCAAATTTGTAAGATATAAATTAAGTTCTCTTTCGAATAAAGAATTAAAAGATCCAAAAGCTTTAAATAGTGTAAATTTACGCCTTATAAAAGGAGTTGAAAATTTTAAAGAACTTGATGGTCTTGTAAAAGAAGCAAGAAATGCAGGAATTGCAGGAGTAAATACATATTTTAATCCATTAAAAAAGGTTGCAAAAGCCATAATTTATTATGAAATAAATAGTTTAAAAGAGATAAATGAGGAGTTTTTAAGTGAAATTTTAGCTAGCGTTACAGGTGGGCTTAGTGATGCAACTAAGAAAAATTATAGGATTGCAGTAATTAATTTTTTTACATATTTAGATAAACAAAATGAAGAAAATGGGACTTCTCACAACTACGGAATTGAGTTAAAAAACTGGGGTGGGGTAAGTGGAAATGCTGGACAAAAACTACCTGAATACATGAGTGAAGATGAGGTAAAAGAGTTTTTAGAAGCAATTGAAGAGAGTGACTTTAAGGCAAATGACCATAGAAATAAATTAATTATAAAAATAATAATTTTTACAGGAATTAGAGTAAGTGAAGCTATAAATTTAAAAGAAAAAGATTTTAGCGAAGATGGGGATTTATATGTGATACGAATACGAGGAAAAGGAAATAAATATAGGATTGTCATGATAAAAAAACATCTAATTGAAGAACACTTAATAAATTTAAAGACAAATTACCTAAATAAAGATGGATATTTGTTTGTAAATGGAAAAGGAAAACCGCTAACTCAGGCATATATCAGCCGTATCGTAGAGCAAATTTTATTTAAAGCTGGGATTAGAAAAGCTAAAAATGGCGCTCATATGCTTCGTCATACTTTTGCAACCATGCTTTATAAAAAACAAAAAGATTTAGTTTTAGTCCAAGAGGCTTTAGGACATGCTAGTTTAAATACTTCTAGAATTTACACACATTTTAGTAGTGATAAACTAAGACTTGCTGCAAAAGTAGCCGATGATTTATCGAAAATAGAATGA
- a CDS encoding AsmA-like C-terminal domain-containing protein, whose amino-acid sequence MRIISKIAKITLTIVVILAIILSVFFVILKNGINIGNIDRDNIHIERLYIKFDKKLIINAKNLKIKKNLNKNDEKKEFSALDLDKIFSYIVYLNRFFEEINLENVEIGNNNITALFKDNIFYFDTEFLKIDIEIIPKENSYDIAISELSFKDFDLVIAGSGYINLLNKSYNFDGFFLTHEINGKLDFSIKNGLLKYEIKSATATSIKNFMDELGFKTGMDQHLKDWIYGKIIAKYYDIKYLNGMIDIVNLDYKLNKMNGFAKAYDLNVTFNEKLPSAVVKSADIALENGNIYFDLFEPTYQNKDLNGSKVDILNIMDGTTKIIVDIKTNSLVDNEVLNLLKAYDINLPILQQNGDSKTEVLLHIQAHPHKLNVLTNSVLKNSDILISGAKFNVQNLEVLIKNSQIDLNASNISNKELFKASNLKGKIDTKDSKANLIANFEEVFINDIFKRKNFSSDLKLDFSKPAVLLEIPELNTKIKFDKTNEIEVNSLKDLIQYSKILTDLGFKNGNLVVNTKDFKDYKIDIKDTIFDLPLYKKDGSKYDSDEIYINYKNGEIYANTSYLNFKQSKKDMYLDINGLDFELKYDKNSSSQTNFPKINISGKNSDIILKDINKTLNLSSFKGNLDNKNIKFDANLVPQGNLTLQITPEILSATGLNLNSQSLNNFLKSKSFEGGEFNIKVFGKSIDEFRGEILMNDTYLTDLVLYQRLLSFLDSIPSLLKLKTPDFNNKGFNVKRGKVLFIKKGDIIYVQAMDFKGSTADMGGVGTINLKTKEIDLDIEVKYLKDASSIIASIPLVNQIILGKDRSISTVVKIRGTLDSPNYSNKVLQDALLSPLNIIKNTLELPFTLFE is encoded by the coding sequence ATGAGAATTATATCAAAAATAGCAAAAATTACTCTAACGATCGTAGTCATTTTAGCAATAATCCTTTCAGTGTTTTTTGTCATATTAAAAAACGGGATAAATATAGGAAATATCGACCGCGATAATATACATATCGAAAGATTATATATAAAATTTGATAAAAAGCTTATAATAAATGCAAAAAACTTAAAAATAAAAAAGAATTTAAATAAAAATGATGAAAAAAAAGAGTTTAGTGCTTTAGATTTAGATAAAATTTTTAGTTATATTGTCTATTTAAATAGATTTTTTGAAGAGATTAATTTAGAAAATGTTGAGATTGGAAACAACAACATAACTGCACTTTTTAAAGACAATATTTTTTATTTTGATACTGAGTTTTTAAAAATAGATATAGAAATAATACCTAAAGAAAATAGTTATGATATCGCAATAAGCGAGCTTTCTTTTAAGGATTTTGATTTAGTTATAGCAGGAAGCGGATATATAAATTTACTGAATAAATCATACAACTTTGATGGATTTTTTTTAACACATGAAATAAATGGAAAGCTTGATTTTAGTATAAAAAATGGACTTTTAAAATATGAGATAAAAAGCGCAACCGCAACTAGCATTAAAAATTTTATGGATGAGCTTGGTTTTAAAACCGGGATGGATCAACACTTAAAAGATTGGATTTATGGAAAAATAATAGCAAAGTATTATGATATCAAATATCTAAATGGGATGATTGATATAGTAAATTTGGACTATAAACTAAATAAAATGAATGGTTTTGCAAAGGCTTATGATCTAAATGTAACATTTAATGAAAAACTTCCAAGTGCTGTTGTAAAAAGCGCTGATATAGCGCTTGAAAATGGAAATATCTATTTTGATTTATTTGAACCTACTTACCAAAACAAAGATTTAAATGGATCAAAAGTTGATATTTTAAATATAATGGATGGAACAACAAAAATTATAGTCGATATAAAAACCAATAGTTTGGTTGATAATGAAGTTTTAAATTTATTAAAAGCTTATGATATCAATCTGCCAATTTTACAACAAAATGGCGATAGCAAAACAGAGGTTTTACTACATATTCAAGCCCATCCTCACAAGCTTAATGTTTTGACAAATTCAGTTTTAAAAAACAGTGATATTTTAATATCAGGGGCTAAATTTAATGTCCAAAATTTAGAAGTTTTAATAAAAAATTCTCAAATTGACCTAAACGCTTCAAATATTTCTAATAAAGAGCTTTTTAAAGCTTCAAATTTAAAAGGTAAAATCGATACAAAAGACTCAAAAGCTAACCTCATTGCAAATTTTGAAGAGGTTTTTATAAATGATATTTTTAAAAGAAAAAATTTTAGTTCTGATTTAAAATTAGATTTTTCAAAACCAGCAGTTTTGCTTGAAATACCTGAGCTAAATACAAAAATCAAATTTGATAAAACAAATGAAATTGAAGTTAATAGCTTAAAAGACTTGATTCAATATTCTAAAATCCTTACTGATTTAGGTTTTAAAAATGGCAATTTAGTAGTAAATACAAAAGATTTTAAAGACTATAAAATAGATATAAAAGACACTATTTTTGATCTGCCTTTATACAAAAAAGATGGAAGTAAATATGATAGTGATGAAATTTATATCAATTATAAAAATGGTGAAATTTATGCAAATACAAGTTATTTAAACTTTAAACAAAGCAAAAAAGATATGTATTTGGATATAAACGGGCTTGATTTTGAGTTAAAATATGATAAAAACAGTTCATCGCAAACTAACTTTCCAAAAATAAATATAAGCGGAAAAAATTCTGATATTATTTTAAAAGATATAAATAAAACTTTAAATTTAAGTAGCTTCAAAGGAAATTTAGACAACAAAAATATAAAATTTGATGCAAATTTGGTCCCACAAGGAAATCTAACTCTTCAAATAACACCTGAAATTTTATCTGCAACTGGACTTAATCTAAACTCTCAAAGTTTAAATAATTTTTTAAAATCAAAAAGCTTTGAAGGTGGGGAATTTAATATAAAAGTTTTTGGAAAAAGCATTGATGAGTTTAGAGGTGAAATTTTAATGAATGATACATATTTAACAGATTTGGTTTTATATCAGCGACTTTTATCTTTTTTAGATAGCATTCCATCGCTTTTAAAGCTAAAAACACCAGATTTTAACAACAAAGGTTTTAATGTAAAAAGAGGTAAAGTTCTTTTTATAAAAAAAGGTGATATTATTTATGTGCAAGCTATGGATTTTAAAGGCTCAACTGCTGATATGGGTGGAGTTGGAACGATAAATTTAAAAACAAAAGAGATTGATTTAGATATTGAGGTAAAATACTTAAAAGATGCAAGTTCAATTATTGCAAGCATTCCTTTGGTAAATCAAATAATTCTTGGAAAAGATCGCTCTATTTCAACAGTTGTTAAGATAAGAGGAACTCTTGATAGTCCTAATTACTCAAATAAAGTTTTACAAGATGCCCTACTTTCACCACTTAATATTATTAAAAATACACTCGAGCTTCCTTTTACTTTATTTGAGTAG
- the mltG gene encoding endolytic transglycosylase MltG has translation MTTIVRVIFAIFDIILIFILAILTDLTAKTSFKGEIFIPKGSATKIISNLSQQNLNVTKFDPKILEFIGTVKSGYLDLGDKNLTKIDLFYKLTTAKPVMSDIIIIPGETTVVFLQEIAKKENLDFNKLELEYNKTAPFYEGFLIPETYHLAKGYDEKELISVLVKNSLKIHKNLINNYKKEYYKNIESNEWKNILAKASVIQKEAANKDEMKIVSSVIDNRLDKGMRLQMDGTLNYGKFSHIKITPDRIRNDESKFNTYLNDGLPPIVCMVSIEAIDAAINPAKTEYLYFMRDKRTNKHIFTKTHGEHLKQVNIQRNLK, from the coding sequence ATGACTACGATCGTTAGAGTAATTTTTGCTATTTTTGATATAATTCTCATCTTTATCCTTGCTATTTTGACAGATTTAACAGCCAAAACCTCCTTTAAAGGTGAAATTTTTATCCCAAAAGGAAGTGCTACCAAAATTATATCAAATCTATCACAGCAAAATTTAAATGTAACTAAATTTGATCCTAAAATTTTAGAATTTATTGGAACTGTAAAAAGCGGATATTTAGATCTTGGAGATAAAAATTTAACTAAAATAGATCTTTTTTATAAGTTAACTACCGCAAAGCCTGTTATGAGTGATATCATAATAATTCCAGGCGAAACAACTGTGGTTTTTTTACAAGAAATCGCAAAAAAAGAAAATCTTGATTTTAATAAATTAGAGCTTGAATACAATAAAACTGCCCCATTTTATGAGGGTTTTTTAATCCCTGAAACATATCATTTAGCAAAAGGCTATGATGAAAAAGAGTTAATTTCAGTTTTAGTTAAAAACTCACTTAAAATACACAAAAATTTAATTAATAACTATAAAAAAGAGTATTATAAAAATATAGAATCCAATGAATGGAAAAATATATTGGCAAAAGCTTCAGTTATACAAAAAGAAGCAGCAAATAAAGATGAGATGAAAATAGTTAGCTCAGTTATTGACAACCGCCTTGATAAAGGCATGAGACTTCAAATGGATGGAACTCTTAATTATGGTAAATTTTCACATATAAAAATCACTCCTGATAGGATAAGAAATGATGAGAGTAAATTTAATACTTATTTAAATGATGGGCTTCCACCGATTGTTTGTATGGTTAGTATTGAGGCAATTGATGCGGCTATAAATCCGGCAAAAACCGAGTATTTGTATTTTATGCGTGATAAAAGGACTAATAAACATATTTTTACAAAAACGCATGGTGAGCATTTAAAACAAGTTAATATACAAAGAAATCTAAAGTAA